The following coding sequences lie in one Mercenaria mercenaria strain notata chromosome 5, MADL_Memer_1, whole genome shotgun sequence genomic window:
- the LOC123558177 gene encoding armadillo repeat-containing protein 3-like isoform X9: protein MGKKVKKDEKPPPDDVFDTLLVESRQAGTVVLMLSSPEEDVQSKACEAIYKFVDKCDENKKQLLDLNAVEHLLALMQSEDKIVRRNACMAVGVMTAHPDVRKYLRKQEATIPALVNLLAPEEDSVCHEFSALAMSNMATEFSSKATIYDNGGVEPLVRCLLSHDPDVQKNGIEALALLLMDYQTRTAIRDVDGLNPMLECLKSEYAAIQKLALLALERASQDGENRSALRELEAISKLIDFVAHPEWNDLHVMAVMVLSNLLEDLESLELIKETGGLKRLVAVITDQVPTEEEAKGGKGAPDKGGKGSRQAKKSAKESASQKCSHGSSAKKQESADSSEPPPGEAIIPTLPDVKMCAAKAIARSARSAENRKILHEQETEKMLIHLLSHESTEVQTSAAQALAIMAENLSSRDSIREWDGLAPLIKMVSSENSEVKEAATLALANLTTANSNNCQEIQNLNGIEPLINCLVDTREEAVANSACVLTNLAQIEVLRVDAQNKGVVRALIEPLNSRNTTVQSKTALAVAAFVCDAESRENFRLSDGLTPLVALLRSGNDEVRRNAAWAITVCAVDEPTATEICKLGGMELLQEIQTSSTRKSPFAEAALQKLLDSNLSAKYALTGCLSSTNFIENGFYDVGQLRPGTKFLTVVEYAKQEMNDKRPIIIVNAKPDPTISQAQSQAELDAKQEASKTSVTGKSSRTGRDSKTHSPTKTRKQQEREEKQREEELQAQLQREAEAISAAENKPYEPPCDSTLLKFIDEVVEKIQPLPTTREQVKALAAFVAEKMGGPIERGQLSNFGWELPLSQIKFELKSNVVPLGKIKAGIHVHRALLFKTLADKIAVSCSLVRGEYNRAWNEVLLPEEDYSLEDSLFAFSPTPGAPKFPPKTFIVDLIHEPGNLLPFDTPEAQTYKKI, encoded by the exons ATGGGGAAGAAGGTAAAGAAGGATGAAAAGCCACCTCCAGATGATGTG TTTGACACATTATTGGTGGAGAGCAGACAGGCAGGTACAGTGGTGCTGATGTTGAGTAGTCCAGAAGAAGATGTCCAGTCTAAAGCATGTGAAGCTATCTACAAATTTGTTGACAAAT GTGATGAAAACAAGAAGCAGTTATTGGACCTGAATGCTGTTGAACACCTTTTAGCTCTTATGCAGAGTGAGGACAAAATTGTACGCAGAAATGCTTGTATGGCAGTAGGTGTCATGACAGCTCATC CTGATGTAAGGAAGTACTTAAGGAAGCAAGAAGCCACAATCCCGGCACTAGTGAACCTGCTGGCACCGGAAG AGGATTCAGTATGCCATGAGTTCTCTGCCCttgccatgtctaacatggccaCAGAATTCAGCTCTAAAGCGACAATCTATGATAACGGAGGTGTTGAGCCATTGGTCAGATGTTTGTTGTCACATGATCCTGATGTACAGAAAAATGGAATTGAGGCACTTGCCTTGTTACTGATG gaTTATCAGACAAGGACTGCTATTAGAGATGTAGATGGTTTAAATCCGATGTTAGAATGTCTGAAGTCTGAGTATGCTGCCATACAAAAACTGGCTCTGCTCGCTTTAGAAAGGGCATCACAAGATG GTGAGAATAGATCAGCCCTTCGTGAATTAGAGGCTATATCGAAGTTGATAGACTTTGTAGCACATCCAGAATGGAATGATCTGCATGTAATGGCTGTCATGGTACTCTCTAACCTCTTAGAGGACTTGGAAAGTTTAGAG ttAATCAAAGAGACAGGAGGTTTGAAGAGACTTGTTGCTGTGATCACAGACCAGGTACCCACAGAAGAGGAGGCCAAAGGAGGGAAAGGAGCACCAGATAAAGGCGGGAAAGGATCTAGGCAGGCAAAAAAGAGTGCAAAGGAAT CAGCAAGTCAAAAATGTAGTCATGGTTCATCAG CAAAGAAACAAGAGTCTGCTGATAGCTCGGAACCTCCACCAGGGGAGGCTATTATCCCCACACTCCCAGATGTGAAGATGTGTGCAGCCAAAGCTATCGCTAGATCTGCTAGAAGtg CTGAGAACAGGAAAATTCTACATGAGCAAGAGACAGAGAAAATGTTGATTCACTTACTGAGTCACGAGTCCACTGAGGTTCAAACCTCAGCTGCACAGGCACTGGCCATCATGGCTGAAAACCTCTCCAGCAGAGACTCCATCAGAGAGTGGG ATGGTCTTGCACCTCTCATTAAGATGGTTAGTTCAGAGAACAGTGAAGTGAAGGAGGCAGCGACGCTGGCACTGGCGAACCTTACAACAGCCAACAGTAACAACTGCCA aGAGATCCAGAATTTGAATGGTATAGAACCACTAATAAACTGTCTGGTAGATACTAGAGAGGAAGCGGTGGCCAATTCAGCATGTGTTCTAACAAATCTTGCACAGATAGAAGTTCTCAGAGTTGATGCACAAAACAAGGGAGTTGTCAGAGCTTTGATAGAACCATTGAACTCAAG AAATACAACAGTTCAGAGTAAAACAGCCCTGGCAGTGGCAGCCTTTGTCTGTGATGCTGAATCAAGAGAAAAT TTTCGACTATCAGATGGTCTCACACCTCTGGTTGCTCTACTGAGATCTGGTAATGATGAAGTGAGAAGGAACGCAGCCTGGGCCATCACTGTATGTGCTGTTGATGAACCCACAGCTACAGAAATATGTAAACTGGG TGGTATGGAATTGTTACAAGAGATACAGACTTCAAGCACAAGGAAAAGTCCATTTGCTGAAGCTGCTCTACAGAAACTGTTAGACAGTAATCTCTCAGCAAAATATGCCCTCACTGGATGTCTCA GTTCTACAAACTTCATTGAGAATGGTTTCTATGATGTGGGACAACTTAGACCGGGTACCAAATTCCTCACTGTTGTGGAGTATGCCAAacaggaaatgaatgataagaggcCCATTATCATTGTCAATGCTAAACCAGA TCCAACTATATCACAGGCACAGTCTCAAGCAGAACTTGATGCTAAACAAGAGGCATCAAAAACCAGTGTTACTGGAAAATCGTCAAGAACAGGGCGTGATTCTAAAAC ACATTCCCCTAC GAAAACTCGGAAACAGCAAGAACGAGAAGAGAAACAGCGTGAGGAGGAGTTACAGGCACAACTACAGCGTGAGGCAGAGGCAATCTCCGCGGCCGAGAACAAACCATATGAGCCACCATGTGATTCCACACTCCTTAAGTTCATAGATGAAGTGGtagaaaaaatacagcctcttccTACTACTAGAGAGCAAGTGAAAGCTTTAGCTGC atttgttGCAGAAAAAATGGGTGGGCCTATAGAAAGAGGCCAGCTAAGTAATTTTGGCTGGGAATTACCACTTAGTCAGATAAAATTTGAACTCAAATCTAATGTAGTGCCTCTTGGTAAAATAAAAGCTGGAATACATGTACACAGAGCATTATTGTTTAAG ACCCTTGCAGACAAAATAGCAGTTAGTTGTTCATTAGTACGAGGAGAATATAACCGTGCTTGGAATGAGGTTTTACTGCCTGAGGAAGATTACTCT CTAGAGGATAGTTTGTTTGCGTTTAGCCCTACC cctggAGCACCGAAGTTCCCACCAAAGACTTTCATTGTTGACCTGATACATGAGCCAGGAAATTTGTTACCATTTGACACTCCTGAGGCACAGACTTACAAAAAAATATAG
- the LOC123558177 gene encoding armadillo repeat-containing protein 3-like isoform X10: MGKKVKKDEKPPPDDVFDTLLVESRQAGTVVLMLSSPEEDVQSKACEAIYKFVDKCDENKKQLLDLNAVEHLLALMQSEDKIVRRNACMAVGVMTAHPDVRKYLRKQEATIPALVNLLAPEEDSVCHEFSALAMSNMATEFSSKATIYDNGGVEPLVRCLLSHDPDVQKNGIEALALLLMDYQTRTAIRDVDGLNPMLECLKSEYAAIQKLALLALERASQDGENRSALRELEAISKLIDFVAHPEWNDLHVMAVMVLSNLLEDLESLELIKETGGLKRLVAVITDQVPTEEEAKGGKGAPDKGGKGSRQAKKSAKESASQKCSHGSSAKKQESADSSEPPPGEAIIPTLPDVKMCAAKAIARSARSAENRKILHEQETEKMLIHLLSHESTEVQTSAAQALAIMAENLSSRDSIREWDGLAPLIKMVSSENSEVKEAATLALANLTTANSNNCQEIQNLNGIEPLINCLVDTREEAVANSACVLTNLAQIEVLRVDAQNKGVVRALIEPLNSRNTTVQSKTALAVAAFVCDAESRENFRLSDGLTPLVALLRSGNDEVRRNAAWAITVCAVDEPTATEICKLGGMELLQEIQTSSTRKSPFAEAALQKLLDSNLSAKYALTGCLSSTNFIENGFYDVGQLRPGTKFLTVVEYAKQEMNDKRPIIIVNAKPDPTISQAQSQAELDAKQEASKTSVTGKSSRTGRDSKTKTRKQQEREEKQREEELQAQLQREAEAISAAENKPYEPPCDSTLLKFIDEVVEKIQPLPTTREQVKALAAFVAEKMGGPIERGQLSNFGWELPLSQIKFELKSNVVPLGKIKAGIHVHRALLFKTLADKIAVSCSLVRGEYNRAWNEVLLPEEDYSLEDSLFAFSPTPGAPKFPPKTFIVDLIHEPGNLLPFDTPEAQTYKKI, encoded by the exons ATGGGGAAGAAGGTAAAGAAGGATGAAAAGCCACCTCCAGATGATGTG TTTGACACATTATTGGTGGAGAGCAGACAGGCAGGTACAGTGGTGCTGATGTTGAGTAGTCCAGAAGAAGATGTCCAGTCTAAAGCATGTGAAGCTATCTACAAATTTGTTGACAAAT GTGATGAAAACAAGAAGCAGTTATTGGACCTGAATGCTGTTGAACACCTTTTAGCTCTTATGCAGAGTGAGGACAAAATTGTACGCAGAAATGCTTGTATGGCAGTAGGTGTCATGACAGCTCATC CTGATGTAAGGAAGTACTTAAGGAAGCAAGAAGCCACAATCCCGGCACTAGTGAACCTGCTGGCACCGGAAG AGGATTCAGTATGCCATGAGTTCTCTGCCCttgccatgtctaacatggccaCAGAATTCAGCTCTAAAGCGACAATCTATGATAACGGAGGTGTTGAGCCATTGGTCAGATGTTTGTTGTCACATGATCCTGATGTACAGAAAAATGGAATTGAGGCACTTGCCTTGTTACTGATG gaTTATCAGACAAGGACTGCTATTAGAGATGTAGATGGTTTAAATCCGATGTTAGAATGTCTGAAGTCTGAGTATGCTGCCATACAAAAACTGGCTCTGCTCGCTTTAGAAAGGGCATCACAAGATG GTGAGAATAGATCAGCCCTTCGTGAATTAGAGGCTATATCGAAGTTGATAGACTTTGTAGCACATCCAGAATGGAATGATCTGCATGTAATGGCTGTCATGGTACTCTCTAACCTCTTAGAGGACTTGGAAAGTTTAGAG ttAATCAAAGAGACAGGAGGTTTGAAGAGACTTGTTGCTGTGATCACAGACCAGGTACCCACAGAAGAGGAGGCCAAAGGAGGGAAAGGAGCACCAGATAAAGGCGGGAAAGGATCTAGGCAGGCAAAAAAGAGTGCAAAGGAAT CAGCAAGTCAAAAATGTAGTCATGGTTCATCAG CAAAGAAACAAGAGTCTGCTGATAGCTCGGAACCTCCACCAGGGGAGGCTATTATCCCCACACTCCCAGATGTGAAGATGTGTGCAGCCAAAGCTATCGCTAGATCTGCTAGAAGtg CTGAGAACAGGAAAATTCTACATGAGCAAGAGACAGAGAAAATGTTGATTCACTTACTGAGTCACGAGTCCACTGAGGTTCAAACCTCAGCTGCACAGGCACTGGCCATCATGGCTGAAAACCTCTCCAGCAGAGACTCCATCAGAGAGTGGG ATGGTCTTGCACCTCTCATTAAGATGGTTAGTTCAGAGAACAGTGAAGTGAAGGAGGCAGCGACGCTGGCACTGGCGAACCTTACAACAGCCAACAGTAACAACTGCCA aGAGATCCAGAATTTGAATGGTATAGAACCACTAATAAACTGTCTGGTAGATACTAGAGAGGAAGCGGTGGCCAATTCAGCATGTGTTCTAACAAATCTTGCACAGATAGAAGTTCTCAGAGTTGATGCACAAAACAAGGGAGTTGTCAGAGCTTTGATAGAACCATTGAACTCAAG AAATACAACAGTTCAGAGTAAAACAGCCCTGGCAGTGGCAGCCTTTGTCTGTGATGCTGAATCAAGAGAAAAT TTTCGACTATCAGATGGTCTCACACCTCTGGTTGCTCTACTGAGATCTGGTAATGATGAAGTGAGAAGGAACGCAGCCTGGGCCATCACTGTATGTGCTGTTGATGAACCCACAGCTACAGAAATATGTAAACTGGG TGGTATGGAATTGTTACAAGAGATACAGACTTCAAGCACAAGGAAAAGTCCATTTGCTGAAGCTGCTCTACAGAAACTGTTAGACAGTAATCTCTCAGCAAAATATGCCCTCACTGGATGTCTCA GTTCTACAAACTTCATTGAGAATGGTTTCTATGATGTGGGACAACTTAGACCGGGTACCAAATTCCTCACTGTTGTGGAGTATGCCAAacaggaaatgaatgataagaggcCCATTATCATTGTCAATGCTAAACCAGA TCCAACTATATCACAGGCACAGTCTCAAGCAGAACTTGATGCTAAACAAGAGGCATCAAAAACCAGTGTTACTGGAAAATCGTCAAGAACAGGGCGTGATTCTAAAAC GAAAACTCGGAAACAGCAAGAACGAGAAGAGAAACAGCGTGAGGAGGAGTTACAGGCACAACTACAGCGTGAGGCAGAGGCAATCTCCGCGGCCGAGAACAAACCATATGAGCCACCATGTGATTCCACACTCCTTAAGTTCATAGATGAAGTGGtagaaaaaatacagcctcttccTACTACTAGAGAGCAAGTGAAAGCTTTAGCTGC atttgttGCAGAAAAAATGGGTGGGCCTATAGAAAGAGGCCAGCTAAGTAATTTTGGCTGGGAATTACCACTTAGTCAGATAAAATTTGAACTCAAATCTAATGTAGTGCCTCTTGGTAAAATAAAAGCTGGAATACATGTACACAGAGCATTATTGTTTAAG ACCCTTGCAGACAAAATAGCAGTTAGTTGTTCATTAGTACGAGGAGAATATAACCGTGCTTGGAATGAGGTTTTACTGCCTGAGGAAGATTACTCT CTAGAGGATAGTTTGTTTGCGTTTAGCCCTACC cctggAGCACCGAAGTTCCCACCAAAGACTTTCATTGTTGACCTGATACATGAGCCAGGAAATTTGTTACCATTTGACACTCCTGAGGCACAGACTTACAAAAAAATATAG
- the LOC123558177 gene encoding armadillo repeat-containing protein 3-like isoform X1 → MGKKVKKDEKPPPDDVFDTLLVESRQAGTVVLMLSSPEEDVQSKACEAIYKFVDKCDENKKQLLDLNAVEHLLALMQSEDKIVRRNACMAVGVMTAHPDVRKYLRKQEATIPALVNLLAPEEDSVCHEFSALAMSNMATEFSSKATIYDNGGVEPLVRCLLSHDPDVQKNGIEALALLLMDYQTRTAIRDVDGLNPMLECLKSEYAAIQKLALLALERASQDGENRSALRELEAISKLIDFVAHPEWNDLHVMAVMVLSNLLEDLESLELIKETGGLKRLVAVITDQVPTEEEAKGGKGAPDKGGKGSRQAKKSAKESASQKCSHGSSAKKQESADSSEPPPGEAIIPTLPDVKMCAAKAIARSARSAENRKILHEQETEKMLIHLLSHESTEVQTSAAQALAIMAENLSSRDSIREWDGLAPLIKMVSSENSEVKEAATLALANLTTANSNNCQEIQNLNGIEPLINCLVDTREEAVANSACVLTNLAQIEVLRVDAQNKGVVRALIEPLNSRNTTVQSKTALAVAAFVCDAESRENFRLSDGLTPLVALLRSGNDEVRRNAAWAITVCAVDEPTATEICKLGGMELLQEIQTSSTRKSPFAEAALQKLLDSNLSAKYALTGCLSSTNFIENGFYDVGQLRPGTKFLTVVEYAKQEMNDKRPIIIVNAKPDPTISQAQSQAELDAKQEASKTSVTGKSSRTGRDSKTIIRKNDFEHKKSPRVSKKTRKQQEREEKQREEELQAQLQREAEAISAAENKPYEPPCDSTLLKFIDEVVEKIQPLPTTREQVKALAAFVAEKMGGPIERGQLSNFGWELPLSQIKFELKSNVVPLGKIKAGIHVHRALLFKTLADKIAVSCSLVRGEYNRAWNEVLLPEEDYSLEDSLFAFSPTPGAPKFPPKTFIVDLIHEPGNLLPFDTPEAQTYKKI, encoded by the exons ATGGGGAAGAAGGTAAAGAAGGATGAAAAGCCACCTCCAGATGATGTG TTTGACACATTATTGGTGGAGAGCAGACAGGCAGGTACAGTGGTGCTGATGTTGAGTAGTCCAGAAGAAGATGTCCAGTCTAAAGCATGTGAAGCTATCTACAAATTTGTTGACAAAT GTGATGAAAACAAGAAGCAGTTATTGGACCTGAATGCTGTTGAACACCTTTTAGCTCTTATGCAGAGTGAGGACAAAATTGTACGCAGAAATGCTTGTATGGCAGTAGGTGTCATGACAGCTCATC CTGATGTAAGGAAGTACTTAAGGAAGCAAGAAGCCACAATCCCGGCACTAGTGAACCTGCTGGCACCGGAAG AGGATTCAGTATGCCATGAGTTCTCTGCCCttgccatgtctaacatggccaCAGAATTCAGCTCTAAAGCGACAATCTATGATAACGGAGGTGTTGAGCCATTGGTCAGATGTTTGTTGTCACATGATCCTGATGTACAGAAAAATGGAATTGAGGCACTTGCCTTGTTACTGATG gaTTATCAGACAAGGACTGCTATTAGAGATGTAGATGGTTTAAATCCGATGTTAGAATGTCTGAAGTCTGAGTATGCTGCCATACAAAAACTGGCTCTGCTCGCTTTAGAAAGGGCATCACAAGATG GTGAGAATAGATCAGCCCTTCGTGAATTAGAGGCTATATCGAAGTTGATAGACTTTGTAGCACATCCAGAATGGAATGATCTGCATGTAATGGCTGTCATGGTACTCTCTAACCTCTTAGAGGACTTGGAAAGTTTAGAG ttAATCAAAGAGACAGGAGGTTTGAAGAGACTTGTTGCTGTGATCACAGACCAGGTACCCACAGAAGAGGAGGCCAAAGGAGGGAAAGGAGCACCAGATAAAGGCGGGAAAGGATCTAGGCAGGCAAAAAAGAGTGCAAAGGAAT CAGCAAGTCAAAAATGTAGTCATGGTTCATCAG CAAAGAAACAAGAGTCTGCTGATAGCTCGGAACCTCCACCAGGGGAGGCTATTATCCCCACACTCCCAGATGTGAAGATGTGTGCAGCCAAAGCTATCGCTAGATCTGCTAGAAGtg CTGAGAACAGGAAAATTCTACATGAGCAAGAGACAGAGAAAATGTTGATTCACTTACTGAGTCACGAGTCCACTGAGGTTCAAACCTCAGCTGCACAGGCACTGGCCATCATGGCTGAAAACCTCTCCAGCAGAGACTCCATCAGAGAGTGGG ATGGTCTTGCACCTCTCATTAAGATGGTTAGTTCAGAGAACAGTGAAGTGAAGGAGGCAGCGACGCTGGCACTGGCGAACCTTACAACAGCCAACAGTAACAACTGCCA aGAGATCCAGAATTTGAATGGTATAGAACCACTAATAAACTGTCTGGTAGATACTAGAGAGGAAGCGGTGGCCAATTCAGCATGTGTTCTAACAAATCTTGCACAGATAGAAGTTCTCAGAGTTGATGCACAAAACAAGGGAGTTGTCAGAGCTTTGATAGAACCATTGAACTCAAG AAATACAACAGTTCAGAGTAAAACAGCCCTGGCAGTGGCAGCCTTTGTCTGTGATGCTGAATCAAGAGAAAAT TTTCGACTATCAGATGGTCTCACACCTCTGGTTGCTCTACTGAGATCTGGTAATGATGAAGTGAGAAGGAACGCAGCCTGGGCCATCACTGTATGTGCTGTTGATGAACCCACAGCTACAGAAATATGTAAACTGGG TGGTATGGAATTGTTACAAGAGATACAGACTTCAAGCACAAGGAAAAGTCCATTTGCTGAAGCTGCTCTACAGAAACTGTTAGACAGTAATCTCTCAGCAAAATATGCCCTCACTGGATGTCTCA GTTCTACAAACTTCATTGAGAATGGTTTCTATGATGTGGGACAACTTAGACCGGGTACCAAATTCCTCACTGTTGTGGAGTATGCCAAacaggaaatgaatgataagaggcCCATTATCATTGTCAATGCTAAACCAGA TCCAACTATATCACAGGCACAGTCTCAAGCAGAACTTGATGCTAAACAAGAGGCATCAAAAACCAGTGTTACTGGAAAATCGTCAAGAACAGGGCGTGATTCTAAAAC TATTATACGGAAGAACGATTTCGAACATAAGAAATCACCCAGGGTTTCGAA GAAAACTCGGAAACAGCAAGAACGAGAAGAGAAACAGCGTGAGGAGGAGTTACAGGCACAACTACAGCGTGAGGCAGAGGCAATCTCCGCGGCCGAGAACAAACCATATGAGCCACCATGTGATTCCACACTCCTTAAGTTCATAGATGAAGTGGtagaaaaaatacagcctcttccTACTACTAGAGAGCAAGTGAAAGCTTTAGCTGC atttgttGCAGAAAAAATGGGTGGGCCTATAGAAAGAGGCCAGCTAAGTAATTTTGGCTGGGAATTACCACTTAGTCAGATAAAATTTGAACTCAAATCTAATGTAGTGCCTCTTGGTAAAATAAAAGCTGGAATACATGTACACAGAGCATTATTGTTTAAG ACCCTTGCAGACAAAATAGCAGTTAGTTGTTCATTAGTACGAGGAGAATATAACCGTGCTTGGAATGAGGTTTTACTGCCTGAGGAAGATTACTCT CTAGAGGATAGTTTGTTTGCGTTTAGCCCTACC cctggAGCACCGAAGTTCCCACCAAAGACTTTCATTGTTGACCTGATACATGAGCCAGGAAATTTGTTACCATTTGACACTCCTGAGGCACAGACTTACAAAAAAATATAG